A window of the Juglans microcarpa x Juglans regia isolate MS1-56 chromosome 5D, Jm3101_v1.0, whole genome shotgun sequence genome harbors these coding sequences:
- the LOC121264650 gene encoding p21-activated protein kinase-interacting protein 1-like, translating to MSLIAGSYEKYIWGFKLKPLETPYLALTPLFSYPSHQSPITTVAACGHVAASGGADDTIHLYDLPSASYLGSLHDHSSSLTSLSFFSPPNLSFPRNLISAASDGSVSIFDADPFVLLKSIRPHRKAINDLSVHPSGKLALTVARDECLAMLNLVRGRRSFCCRLGREASLVKFDLGGDRFFMVVEEKVGVHEAEDARLLCELENPKQKRVLCAAPAENGVLYTGGEDRNITAWDTRSGKVAYCIEDAHSARLKGIVVLTRNDGTASGDDPFLVASASSDGVIRVWDVRMAIKEKPNPLAEANTKSRLTCLAGSPLKSKQPRSGSSSIQKEQDEEM from the exons ATGAGTCTGATAGCAGGCTCGTACGAGAAATACATATGGGGCTTCAAGCTCAAACCACTTGAAACCCCGTACCTCGCCCTCACCCCTCTTTTCTCCTACCCATCCCACCAATCCCCCATAACTACCGTCGCCGCATGCGGCCACGTCGCTGCCTCTGGCGGCGCCGACGACACCATCCACCTCTACGACCTCCCCTCTGCTTCCTACCTTGGCTCCCTCCACGACCACTCCTCCTCCCTcacctctctctccttcttctCCCCTCCCAACCTTTCCTTCCCCCGTAACCTCATCTCTGCCGCCTCCGACGGCTCCGTTTCTATCTTCGACGCCGACCCTTTCGTCCTCCTCAAGTCCATCCGCCCCCACAGGAAGGCCATCAACGACCTCTCCGTCCACCCTTCTGGAAAGCTGGCTTTAACTGTGGCCCGCGACGAGTGCTTGGCCATGCTCAACTTGGTGCGTGGGAGGAGGAGCTTTTGTTGCAGGCTGGGGAGGGAGGCCAGTTTGGTGAAATTTGATTTGGGTGGGGACAGGTTTTTCATGGTTGTGGAGGAAAAGGTCGGGGTCCACGAGGCGGAGGATGCCAGGTTGCTGTGCGAGTTGGAGAACCCCAAGCAGAAACGGGTCCTTTGCGCCGCGCCCGCTGAG AATGGAGTTCTATATACTGGTGGTGAGGACCGAAATATTACGGCATGGGACACGAGAAGTGGGAAGGTTGCATATTGCATTGAAGATGCACACTCTGCCCGTTTGAAAGGTATTGTTGTGCTCACGAGGAATGATGGTACTGCTTCTGGTGATGACCCCTTTTTAGTGGCTTCTGCATCATCAGATGGGGTGATTCGTGTCTGGGATGTTCGCATGGCCATTAAAGAAAAGCCAAATCCATTGGCTGAAGCTAACACAAAATCGAGGCTAACTTGTCTTGCTGGATCACCTCTTAAAT CTAAACAACCTCGGTCTGGAAGCAGCAGTATTCAAAAAGAGCAGGATGAAGAGATGTAA